CTTAAATCTCAAAGGCTTAGGAGTTCTTTTTTTAATCGTATTTTCAGGTTTAATTTTTCTTTTTTTCTTTGATAAAACCTGTTTTAACCTTGCTTTGCTAATGATGAAGATAGACCTCTTTGCCTTTGGAGGTGGGTATGCTTCTCTGCCATTGATGTTGCATGAGTTTGTTGAGAGACTCCGATGGATTGATTGGAAAACATTCATGGATGGAATAGCTCTTGGACAGGTAACTCCAGGACCCATTGTAATTACTGCAACATTTGTTGGTTATCTTTTGAAAGGATTTATCGGAGCTGCGATTGCAACAGTGGCAGTTTTTACTCCTTCCTTTTTAATTATGGCTTTTGCCTCTGAGGTTTCAGAAAAAATAAAGAATTCGAAGATATTTATCAGAGCAAAAAGAGGGCTTTTAGCATCCTTTTCAGGACTTCTACTCTTTGCAACAATTAAGTTTGCTACTGCTGTAAGCTGGGACTGGATAAAGATTTTAATGGTTCTCATAAGTTTTTTCTGCCTCTTAAGAAGAATCAGCATGTTTTATGTAGTAATCACGGCTGGAGTTATTTCTATTTTCATTTTTCAATGAAATTTCTGGATTAAGACAGAAGCTAATTAATGAATTGAAATCCTGAATTTTCTGCGAATTATTTGATATAATGACCTACTTAATCCTTTTGTGAAAGAGACTTGCATCTATCACAGAGTCCAAAAAACTGAATATCAGAACGCTCAATTGAGAAATTAAACCTCTCAGTAAGAATGTTTTTTAAATCTTTAAGGGGATCCTGTTGTTTTTCAAGATCTACTTCATAGTCAATAATTTTTCCACAGATTCTGCATACAAGATGATAATGTTCAACTGTCTCTTTCCCGGCAATAAATTCATAGCGAGCTCTTCCATCTTTAAAGTCAAATTTTCTTAAAATTCCAAGCTCTGTTAGAAGTTCTAATGTTCTGTAAACAGTAGCAAGTCCTATTCCTGGATAAAGCTTTTTAACTTCAATAAAAATTTCTTCAGCACTTAGATGACCTTTTTTTGAATGCAAAAGATCTATTATGGCTTGCCTTGTTTGTGTCCATTTTAATCCACATTCTCTAAATCTTTTTCTGCAGCACCATCCTTCTTCAAATGGCATAAAAACTCCTTTTCAAAACTATTACTAATTATAACACAAAATATTTACATTGCCTAAAATTACCTATAAAAAAACATGCTTTTTTCATTAATTTGAGAAAATCATCTGCCTGAGTGATAAAATATGAAGATGTTTAAATGGCTTTTTAGAATTATAATACTTGTTACCATAGCCTATCTCATCTACATAGTTGTTTATCCTTTTATGGTAGATGTTTCATCTCTAAAGAGGAAAAATCCAGATTTGACTGCAATGATGAAGTATAGGATTGAGCAATGGGAAAGGGAAGGTAAAAAAGTAAAAATAAAAAAAGTATGGGTGCCTCTTCACAAAATTTCACAATATCTTGTTAAAGCTGTGCTCATTGGTGAGGATGACAAGTTTTATAAGCATTCAGGCTTTGATATTGAAGGTATAAAAAAAGCAATTGAAAAGGACATAAAAGAAAAAAAGCTTAAATATGGAGGAAGCACAATTACGCAACAGCTTGCCAAAAATCTTTACCTCAGTCCATCTAAGAATCCTGTAAGAAAGATTCAGGAAGCAATAATTACATGGAGACTTGAAAAGACTCTATCAAAAAAGAGGATTCTTGAACTATATCTTAATGTTGCTGAATGGGGTGAGGGAATTTTTGGTGCCGAGGCAGCAGCAAGGCATTATTTTGGCAAATCAGCATCAGAGCTTTCTCCGATGGAAGCTGCTAGGTTGGCTGCATCTTTACCTAATCCAATTAAATACAGTCCTGCAGGTAATTCAAGATTTGTTGAAAAAAGAGCAAATCTTATTTATTTTATAATGCAGAAAAGAGGGATAATCAAGGAAGAGTATACAGAGCCTCATGAAGAAGAATCATTGCCTGTATTGGTTGAGGATCAACAAAATCCTTCTAATCAGAAAGAACAGTCCGATCAGACTCCTTTAAAGTAGCTTGAATTTTTCTGAAATTGGGTAATTCTATGATTTCTTTAAATGCCTTTGGAAGCTTTCTCTGCCAGTTAGGATACTCAGTGGTTGTTCCTGGAAAGTTTGTCTGGTCTTCCATAAGTAGTATGTCTTCAAGATACAAAAGTAGATATCTTGAAGGAGTTTTTGAGAGAAATTTTATTATTGAAAAAAGTAATTCCTCAATTGATTCTCCCTGAAATAATCCTTCTTCTTTCAAAAGAGCGATAATTTTTTCTTTATCCTTTTGCCTCTCTATTAGGGCATTCTGAGCCTGTTGTTCATCATAAATTTTAAACTTTTCTCTCAACTCTATATCTTTACCATGCCAGAATCCTTTAAATGTGGGTAGATCATGGGTTGTTATACTGCATAAAGAGTATTCTGGATAAGCAGTTGATGGTTTGTATTTTTCCTGTGTTTTTTCAAAATAAAAGACTCTCCATGAGCATATTTTTCTTTTAATTAGTTCTTCTTTCATCCAATCTTCTGCTGTTCCAAGATCTTCTCCAATAATGCCTGTTCTGTTCAGTTGACTTTCAAGTGCAATGATGCCGAGAAGGTCCTTCCATGGATACCTTACATAGGCACCGTTCTGTGGAGTAGAGCCTTCAGGAATCCAGTAAGCTCTGAATAAACCAAGGGCGTGATCAATTCTTAGAAGTTTTGTTTTCA
The nucleotide sequence above comes from Thermodesulfovibrio aggregans. Encoded proteins:
- the chrA gene encoding chromate efflux transporter, with product MIVKLTEIFISFIKLGLTAFGGPAMVAYIKELAVDKKKWLDKENFQQGVALAQAIPGATAMQVAAYVGLKTRGILGGVASFTGFGLPAFLLMLILSSLYVKTHKIPEVISVFTGLQVVVVAIVANAFLSFAKPVIKSKGEIAVAILSFLLFSLKINPFLIIIACFLLSQLIFKDRAIIDHKNSEVLNLKGLGVLFLIVFSGLIFLFFFDKTCFNLALLMMKIDLFAFGGGYASLPLMLHEFVERLRWIDWKTFMDGIALGQVTPGPIVITATFVGYLLKGFIGAAIATVAVFTPSFLIMAFASEVSEKIKNSKIFIRAKRGLLASFSGLLLFATIKFATAVSWDWIKILMVLISFFCLLRRISMFYVVITAGVISIFIFQ
- a CDS encoding Fur family transcriptional regulator, with product MPFEEGWCCRKRFRECGLKWTQTRQAIIDLLHSKKGHLSAEEIFIEVKKLYPGIGLATVYRTLELLTELGILRKFDFKDGRARYEFIAGKETVEHYHLVCRICGKIIDYEVDLEKQQDPLKDLKNILTERFNFSIERSDIQFFGLCDRCKSLSQKD
- the mtgA gene encoding monofunctional biosynthetic peptidoglycan transglycosylase, with product MKMFKWLFRIIILVTIAYLIYIVVYPFMVDVSSLKRKNPDLTAMMKYRIEQWEREGKKVKIKKVWVPLHKISQYLVKAVLIGEDDKFYKHSGFDIEGIKKAIEKDIKEKKLKYGGSTITQQLAKNLYLSPSKNPVRKIQEAIITWRLEKTLSKKRILELYLNVAEWGEGIFGAEAAARHYFGKSASELSPMEAARLAASLPNPIKYSPAGNSRFVEKRANLIYFIMQKRGIIKEEYTEPHEEESLPVLVEDQQNPSNQKEQSDQTPLK